TCAACAAGGAGCACGGTGAGGCGATACAGGTCTGGAAGCGCCTGGTGACGAGGAGCCTCGAGACCCGGGGCGCTTCACACGAGACGACGCGGCGGGCACGCCGAGCCCTCGGAGAAGCCCTCGAGACGGCAGGGGACTTCACGGGTGCGGCGGCCGCCCTGGGCGCCCTGAGCGACGAGCTCCTCACCGCCCAGGCGCCAGACGCGCTGGAAGTCCGGTCCCAATACGCGAGCGCGCTGCTGCGCGCGGGCCAGCACGATGAAGCCCGGAGCGTCTGGGAGGACCTGGTGGCCCGCGCTGCTCCGGGCTCGGAAGTGCACACCCGCGCCCGCCTGGGCGCCGCGAGCGCACTGCGCCTGAGTGGCGCTCACGAGCAAGCGCTGGCTGGATTCGAACGGCTCTTCCACGAGCTTCAGCGCGCGGGGAAGCTCGCGAGTGGCCAGGGCTCACGCGTCGTCGACGAGTTGCTCCAGCTCCTCCTCCCGAGGAAGGACCCACGTGCGCGCGGCATCCAGCAGGCGTACCTCGACGCGACCGTCGAAGCGCTCGTGCGCCTTGAGCAGACGAACCCGCCCCCCGCGCTCACCCAGCCCGGGAACGACAATCCCACCGTCTGGAAGGAGCGCCACAATCTCGCGGTCGTCCTGGCGCGGTTGGGCGAGCTCGGGGAGGCGGAGGCGTTGCTGCGGGAGCAGCTCGCCAGGCTGGAGGAGGCCTACGGTGCCCAACATCCCCAGGTGGACCACATGCGGCGCTCACTCCATCGTGTGCTGCACGAGGCAGGAAAGCGGCCCGAGGCACCGGCGGGAGCCGCGGCCCCATCGGCCGCGGAGCTCGAAGCTCCTCTCGTCCCGTTCCCGCATTTCTTCGAGAACGAATCCCCACGGTAGCGCCCTGGAAGGAGCTGGAGGAGGCGAAGGTGCTGCGACGGCGCCCTACCTGCCTCGGTAGGCCCGTGAAGAGAAGGCCCCGGGTTCCAGGCAACCTGGGGCCCTGACTCGAGCACCTGGTTCGGCGTTCCATCCGCGGGACTGGCAACACGTGACGACTCGCGGGTGACGCGCGGGCGAACATTCTCAAACCATGAGAGCGATTGCTGGAGTCCGGGGCCCCCGGGAAGGTCCTCGGGGTGCCCCATCGCTTCATGAGGCGTTAGCGCTCAATAGCTGGCGTCATAGCCGACGCCGGTCCTGAGGGTATAATAGGTCTCATCGCACCGATGATCGGGATTGCCACCCGCATCGTAGTCGCACTCATAGGTGCCAGTTCCAATGTAATAGCTGTGACTGCCAGGCTGGAGGGTGGTGCTGAGGTTGCTCTTCATCGAGCTGTTGTACATGTAGTTGTAGTACGTGGAGAGGTAGTTCAGCTGGAGGGTGGCGCCCAGATTGATGGGGATGGTGCGGGCGCGATCGGCCCAGAAGGTGACGTAGAAGGCCGTCTCCACGTGGACGTACCAGGTGTCTTGGTACCGCACGGTTTCGACCTCCTCCATGCTGGCGAAGGGCACCCCGGTCAAACCCGTGACGCTCAGGTCTCCCGAGGACAGCGCGTTGGGGTTGGCGTCGAAGAGGGTCTCATCCGGGCTCTGAGCGGTGGAGGGGACCGCCGTCGCCTCCTGCTCAATGGAGGCCTCGAGCTCCGGCTGGCAGGCAAACGCGAAGGGGAGCAGCGCGAGAGATGCGACAAGGAAGAATCGTTTCATGAGAGATCGAGATGAGGCTCTGGGGGGAAACAGTCATGGCGACGAATGCGCCGCCACCACCATTAGTGAAGCAAGCGGTTGAATCCTGTCAATCAAATCCAGAGTTGCATGTTTGTGGTTATGTGAATAAAGAAAAGAACACCGTGACTGCCACAAGCATGGTCAAGCGAGAGCCGTAGCTATTTCCCGCAATTGCTCTACGGCGACGCATGAGGAAGACCGGCGGATGTGCATGCGGCGCGGTTCGGTACTGCATCACCCTCGAGCGCACGCCGGTGACCTTCTGCCACTGCTCGAAGTGCCGTCGATGGCACGGGCACGTCGGCGCCTACACCGCCGTCGACCGACACCCGCTTGAAGTCGCGCGCCGTCAGGCGTTCAGCACCACGGCCAGCCCGTGAGAGAAGGGCTGGGCGGAGGCGAAGCGAGGTGGCACCGCCCAGCTTCCGTCCGGGCGCACGTAGCCGTACAGGCCGTCCTGCTTCACGGCCGCCAGCCCTTCCGAGAACGTACCTGTGACCGCCTGGAAGCGGGGCTCGATGACCAGGGCCCCCGTCCGGTCGATGAAGCCGTAGCGGCCCTTCACCTTCACGGGAGCAAGTCCCTCGCGAAACGCGCACTCCGACAGGTACGTGTCCCCCCAGGGCGAGAACGTGGGCTCCAGCACCCAGGCGCCGGTCTCGTCCACGAAGCCGAACTTCCTGCTCTTCACGACCAGCGCCAGCCCGTCCGAGAAGTGGCCCATCACCTTGAAATCGAAGCTGGCGAGACACCGGCCCTTGGGGTCGATGAGCCGGCTCCGCTCCCCCTTGGGCCCCTCCTTCAAGACGACGTGCGCCTTGCCACCGGCGAAGGGCCTGGCAAGCCCGCCGGCGAACCCGTCCAGCACCACCTCGCCCTTCCGGTTGATGTACGCGTCGGTGGCCTTCGCCCCCGCTCGCATCACTGGCGCGAGCCCCGAGCCGAAGCGCCCCACATTCTCATACGCCGTCCCGGCCACGATGTACTTCGTGAAGTTCGCCTTGAAAGCCACCGGCAACACGAGCTTGCCCTGCCCATCGATGAAGCCCTCGCTCGTCAAGGCCAGGCCATCGTTGAAGCCGGTGAAGGCATGCTTCACCTGAAGCTTGAGCTGGCCCTTCACGTCGATGAAGGCCCAGCCCTTCCCGGCGGGCATGCGGGCCAGGCCCTCGTTGAAACTGAAGGGTGTGCCATGGGGGCTCGGGATGACCCACTCCCCTTTCGGATTGATGAAGCCATAGCGGGTAGCGGACATGGCACGGACCCTAGCCATCGGGTCCGCCCCCGTCCACACTCGGGGCCTCGTGCAGGAGCGGCCACCGCGCAGCGCCCCTCTCCGTCCAAGGCTCATCCCCGCCGAGGATGCGCAGCAGGCGTCCCCCCCTCGAGCTGGTTGGAGCGCACTCGTGGGATGGGTTATGCCCCAGGGATGCGACTCCTGTTCACCCTGCCCGTGGTGCTCATGGCCGTGGCGCTGCCTTCGCTCGCCCAGGCCCAGTCTTCCTCTTGCAGCCCCTACGACTCCGACGCCCACGAGCAAGCGCAGGCGATGACGCTCAAGGCCAGCTCGCCCAAGCAACCCGTCCACTTCCAGTCCGAGGCCAAGGCCTGCCCCGCCAAGGGCACGTGCCGGTGGAAGCAGCGCAGCTACCTCATCCAGGCGGACACGGTGCTCGCCGGTCCGGAGCAGAACGGCTTCCGCTGCGCCCATTACGTCACCGCCAAGGGCAAGCCCATGGCGGGCTTCCTGCCTTCCGCGAACCTGGAGCCCGCGAAGGCGCCCAAGACGCTCGACCTGGCGTTCCTCACCGGGCGCTGGGTGGCTGGTGAGAACGACATCACCTTCACCGCCGGGGCGAACGGACTGGTCCACGCCGAGGGCACGGCGACCTACACGAGCGAGACGACCGCCAACACCGGGGACTTCTCCGGGGACACGACGCCCGGCGGTGAGGAGCTGCGCTTCGGCAACCCCCAGGCGGAGGACGAGTGTCTCGTCACCGTCCAGCGCCGGGGGCCCTATCTCCTGGTCTCCGACAACCTTCGGTGCGGTGGCCTCAACGTGAGCTTCCGCGGCCTCTACGTCCGCGTGAAGACGCAGTAGCACTACCGCCCCGAGGACCGCTCAGCGGCACCGCGGCTGGCCGGGGGCTCCACATCGGCCTCCGGGCGAACGCTGTAGGAAGAGAGGAACCTGGACCGGCAATCCCCGCGGCGGACATTGGCCGACG
The sequence above is drawn from the Archangium gephyra genome and encodes:
- a CDS encoding WG repeat-containing protein; its protein translation is MSATRYGFINPKGEWVIPSPHGTPFSFNEGLARMPAGKGWAFIDVKGQLKLQVKHAFTGFNDGLALTSEGFIDGQGKLVLPVAFKANFTKYIVAGTAYENVGRFGSGLAPVMRAGAKATDAYINRKGEVVLDGFAGGLARPFAGGKAHVVLKEGPKGERSRLIDPKGRCLASFDFKVMGHFSDGLALVVKSRKFGFVDETGAWVLEPTFSPWGDTYLSECAFREGLAPVKVKGRYGFIDRTGALVIEPRFQAVTGTFSEGLAAVKQDGLYGYVRPDGSWAVPPRFASAQPFSHGLAVVLNA